In Apostichopus japonicus isolate 1M-3 chromosome 3, ASM3797524v1, whole genome shotgun sequence, a single genomic region encodes these proteins:
- the LOC139962188 gene encoding retinol dehydrogenase 8-like produces the protein MGMKVVVISGCSSGIGLATAVMMAKDSGQRYKVFATMRNMSKKSDLEISAGDQLGKTLFIKELDVSKEESVKKFAEDILESEGRVDILINNAGYGQAATLENASLEKSRQLFETNFFGAMHLTQKFIPSMKRNKSGHIIFISSTVTTFGIPFCEVYTASKCALNGLAETLAPQLALFNVKVSIVCPGPVGTKFAPNMAIIDDAESDTETKAVREKYMKTLTEFISGNLQTGEEVAAVVQEAIQAEKPDFRYYTSPKDLQSASTKYSDTTGNGVIQFVSKLYFKDIKVGHSSD, from the exons ATGGGAATGAAAGTTGTTGTTATATCTGGCTGTTCATCAGGAATTGGACTTGCCACTGCAGTGATGATGGCTAAAGACAGCGGACAACGTTATAAG GTTTTCGCTACCATGAGAAATATGAGTAAGAAGTCCGATCTTGAGATATCAGCTGGTGATCAACTTGGCAAGACTCTGTTTATAAAGGAACTGGATGTTAGCAAGGAGGAATCAGTTAAGAAGTTTGCTGAAGATATCCTTGAAAGTGAAGGCAGGGTAGATATCTTAA TTAACAATGCTGGGTATGGCCAGGCTGCTACCCTAGAGAATGCATCCCTGGAGAAGTCCAGACAACTATTTGAAACCAACTTCTTTGGTGCTATGCATCTAACTCAGAAGTTCATTCCGTCCATGAAGCGAAACAAGTCAGGGCATATCATCTTTATATCATCAACTGTGACTACTTTTG GTATTCCATTTTGTGAAGTGTACACCGCATCAAAATGTGCATTAAATGGTCTTGCTGAGACGCTGGCACCTCAACTTGCCCTTTTTAATGTGAA GGTCTCCATTGTCTGTCCTGGCCCAGTGGGGACTAAATTTGCTCCAAATATGGCAATAATTGATGATGCAGAAAGTGATACAGAAACTAAGGCGGTCAGagaaaaatacatgaaaactcTGACAGAGTTCATCAGTGGGAACCTACAGACAGGGGAGGAAGTGGCAGCTGTAGTCCAAGAAGCTATCCAAGCAGAGAAACCAGATTTTCGGTACTACACATCGCCAAAAGATTTGCAGAGTGCAAGCACAAAATATTCCGACACGACAGGCAATGGTGTAATTCAGTTTGTCAGTAAATTGTACTTCAAGGATATTAAGGTTGGCCATTCGTCAGATTAA